The Streptomyces sp. NBC_01255 genome window below encodes:
- a CDS encoding ABC transporter substrate-binding protein produces MRTSSSRRGRRAAIAAVAVVVTGTTLLTGCGSDSDDGSGGDAQGGGKITLRVGTFGSFGYDDKTGAKLYAEYEKSHPNIKIEETNVSDGQKYWDTLKLRLAQNNGLADVQAVEVGYIAEATGETMADKWVDLSKEGGADIGAFLDWKVKQATTASGSVIGLGTDIGPMAICYNKELFAKAKLPTERDAVAKLWAGDWAKFIETGNTYKKSAPAGTAFHDSASGLFNAVISSDPVQYADASGKLDWENSPGVKKAWETAVAASKGGLTAKLRQFDEKGTWNAAFKNSKFATVACPSWMTGIIKDQAGPANQGKWDIAAPPVAGNWGGAFLAVPKSGKHTKEAAELAAWLTAPEQHAKVFAVNGNIPSSKDTLTSSAVQDAKLPYFGDTPVGKIFSSAAAGITPAVISRWDGQVKTFLTDNGILDIEQRGTDPAKAWENVKKLVDDKIDQ; encoded by the coding sequence ATGCGCACTTCCAGCAGCAGACGCGGACGCCGGGCGGCGATCGCGGCGGTCGCCGTCGTCGTGACCGGTACGACCCTGCTCACCGGTTGCGGCAGCGACAGCGACGACGGCAGCGGCGGCGACGCCCAGGGCGGCGGCAAGATCACGCTGCGGGTCGGGACCTTCGGTTCCTTCGGCTACGACGACAAGACCGGCGCCAAGCTCTACGCCGAGTACGAGAAGTCCCACCCGAACATCAAGATCGAGGAGACGAACGTCTCCGACGGCCAGAAGTACTGGGACACGCTGAAGCTGCGCCTCGCACAGAACAACGGCCTCGCCGACGTCCAGGCCGTCGAGGTCGGCTACATCGCCGAGGCGACCGGCGAGACCATGGCGGACAAGTGGGTCGACCTGAGCAAGGAGGGTGGCGCGGACATCGGCGCCTTCCTGGACTGGAAGGTCAAGCAGGCGACGACGGCGAGCGGCAGCGTCATCGGTCTCGGCACCGACATCGGCCCCATGGCCATCTGCTACAACAAGGAGCTCTTCGCCAAGGCCAAGCTGCCGACCGAGCGCGATGCCGTCGCCAAGCTGTGGGCCGGCGACTGGGCGAAGTTCATCGAGACCGGGAACACGTACAAGAAGAGCGCGCCCGCCGGCACCGCCTTCCACGACTCGGCGAGCGGCCTCTTCAACGCCGTGATCTCCAGCGACCCCGTCCAGTACGCCGACGCGAGCGGCAAGCTGGACTGGGAGAACAGCCCCGGTGTGAAGAAGGCCTGGGAGACCGCCGTCGCGGCGAGCAAGGGCGGACTCACCGCCAAGCTGCGCCAGTTCGACGAGAAGGGCACCTGGAACGCCGCCTTCAAGAACTCCAAGTTCGCCACGGTCGCCTGCCCGAGCTGGATGACCGGCATCATCAAGGACCAGGCGGGCCCCGCCAACCAGGGCAAGTGGGACATCGCCGCGCCGCCGGTCGCCGGCAACTGGGGCGGCGCCTTCCTCGCCGTGCCGAAGTCCGGCAAGCACACCAAGGAGGCGGCCGAGCTCGCCGCCTGGCTGACGGCCCCGGAGCAGCACGCCAAGGTCTTCGCGGTCAACGGCAACATCCCCTCGTCCAAGGACACGCTCACCTCGTCGGCCGTCCAGGACGCGAAGCTTCCGTACTTCGGCGACACCCCGGTCGGCAAGATCTTCTCCTCCGCCGCCGCCGGGATCACGCCCGCCGTCATCAGCCGCTGGGACGGCCAGGTGAAGACCTTCCTCACCGACAACGGCATCCTCGACATCGAGCAGCGCGGCACCGACCCGGCCAAGGCCTGGGAGAACGTCAAGAAGCTGGTCGACGACAAGATCGACCAGTAG
- a CDS encoding carbohydrate ABC transporter permease, whose amino-acid sequence MATSVRAKPDGSQPPAAPPSSPGPRGRRRSSSSGGRRSTLYRWDIKAIPYVFIAPFFLTFAAFGLFPLIYTGWLSLNRVELGGDPQWKGLENYTDLATSEFFWNALANTFTIGVISTVPQLLMALGLAHLLNYKLRGRGFFRIAILAPYATSIAAATLVFAQLFNTDYGMINSVLDWFGVGPVQWESSKWPAQIAISVIVTWRWTGYNALIYLAAMQAVPQDLYEAASLDGASRWRQFISVTIPSIRPTILFTVVVSTIGATQLFGEPMLYGGSVGISGGSGNQFQTLSLLMYEKGWVNNALGQASAIAWIMLLLLLLVGGVQALVSRHNRKKLGG is encoded by the coding sequence GTGGCCACCTCCGTTCGGGCGAAGCCGGACGGCTCGCAGCCGCCCGCCGCACCGCCCTCCTCCCCCGGCCCGCGCGGCCGCCGCCGCTCCTCCTCTTCCGGCGGCCGGCGCAGCACGCTCTACCGCTGGGACATCAAGGCGATCCCGTACGTCTTCATCGCCCCCTTCTTCCTCACCTTCGCCGCCTTCGGCCTCTTCCCGCTGATCTACACGGGCTGGCTCTCGCTCAACCGGGTCGAGCTCGGCGGTGACCCGCAGTGGAAGGGCCTGGAGAACTACACCGACCTGGCGACCAGCGAGTTCTTCTGGAACGCGCTCGCCAACACCTTCACCATCGGGGTCATCTCGACGGTCCCCCAGCTGCTCATGGCCCTGGGCCTGGCGCACCTGCTCAACTACAAGCTCCGCGGCCGCGGCTTCTTCCGGATCGCGATCCTCGCCCCGTACGCCACGTCGATCGCGGCGGCGACGCTGGTCTTCGCCCAGCTGTTCAACACCGACTACGGGATGATCAACTCCGTCCTCGACTGGTTCGGTGTCGGACCCGTCCAGTGGGAGTCGTCCAAGTGGCCGGCGCAGATCGCCATCTCGGTGATCGTCACCTGGCGCTGGACCGGCTACAACGCCCTGATCTACCTGGCCGCCATGCAGGCCGTGCCCCAGGACCTGTACGAGGCCGCCTCCCTCGACGGGGCGTCGCGCTGGCGGCAGTTCATCAGCGTCACCATCCCGTCGATCCGGCCGACGATCCTCTTCACCGTCGTCGTCTCCACCATCGGCGCCACCCAGCTCTTCGGCGAGCCGATGCTCTACGGCGGCAGCGTCGGCATCAGCGGCGGCAGCGGCAACCAGTTCCAGACGCTGAGCCTGCTGATGTACGAGAAGGGGTGGGTGAACAACGCGCTGGGCCAGGCCTCCGCCATCGCCTGGATCATGCTGCTGCTCCTTCTGCTCGTCGGCGGCGTCCAGGCGCTCGTCTCCCGTCACAACCGCAAGAAGCTGGGAGGCTGA
- a CDS encoding carbohydrate ABC transporter permease — MARTLDTTIEAKASRRLPEPPRPGRRFRQTAGRQHHAGPLTYVLLAVAAVVSLFPLYWNLVAASHSGERVVQAPAPLLPGPRLLDNLSFAWNQVHMGEALVNTTVVAGLVAASTVVFSTLAGFAFAKLPFRGRGMLLSLVVATMTIPPQLSVIPLYQIITDLGWFDQLQSVVLPSLVAAFGVFFMRQFLVEALPIELVEAARMDGAHSLRVIWHVVFPVARPAMAVLGMLVFVQAWNDFFWPFIALTQDGNPTLQVALAGLGAGNHTVDHAVVLTGALISTVPLLLVFAFLGKHIVGGITAGAVKS, encoded by the coding sequence ATGGCCCGCACGCTCGACACGACCATCGAGGCCAAGGCCTCGCGTCGCCTCCCGGAGCCTCCCCGCCCGGGGCGCCGATTCCGCCAGACGGCCGGCCGCCAGCACCACGCCGGACCCCTGACCTACGTCCTGCTGGCCGTGGCCGCCGTGGTCTCGCTCTTCCCGCTGTACTGGAACCTGGTCGCCGCCTCCCACAGCGGCGAGCGCGTGGTCCAGGCCCCGGCACCGCTGCTGCCAGGACCCCGCCTCCTGGACAACCTCAGCTTCGCCTGGAACCAGGTCCACATGGGCGAGGCGCTGGTCAACACCACGGTGGTCGCCGGTCTGGTGGCCGCGTCCACCGTCGTCTTCTCCACGCTCGCCGGCTTCGCCTTCGCCAAGCTGCCGTTCCGGGGGCGCGGCATGCTGCTCTCGCTCGTGGTCGCCACGATGACGATCCCGCCGCAGCTCAGCGTCATCCCGCTGTACCAGATCATCACCGACCTCGGCTGGTTCGACCAGCTCCAGTCGGTCGTCCTGCCCTCGCTCGTCGCCGCCTTCGGCGTGTTCTTCATGCGCCAGTTCCTCGTCGAGGCCCTGCCCATCGAGCTCGTGGAGGCGGCCCGGATGGACGGGGCGCACAGCCTGCGGGTGATCTGGCACGTGGTCTTCCCGGTGGCCCGGCCCGCGATGGCCGTGCTCGGCATGCTCGTCTTCGTCCAGGCGTGGAACGACTTCTTCTGGCCGTTCATCGCCCTCACCCAGGACGGCAACCCCACCCTCCAGGTGGCCCTCGCCGGCCTGGGAGCGGGAAACCACACAGTGGACCACGCCGTCGTCCTGACGGGCGCCCTCATATCCACCGTGCCGTTGCTGCTCGTCTTCGCCTTCCTCGGCAAGCACATCGTGGGCGGCATCACGGCCGGCGCCGTCAAGAGCTGA
- a CDS encoding GH1 family beta-glucosidase, which produces MTASETRPLTATRSFPSDFLWGAATAAYQIEGAAAEDGRTPSIWDTFSHTPGKVFEGHTGDVAVDHYHRFREDVGIMSELGLNAYRFSVSWSRVQPTGRGPAVQKGLDFYRALVDELLAAGIAPALTLYHWDLPQELEDAGGWPERATAERFAEYAGIVADALGDRVTRWTTLNEPWCSAFLGYGSGVHAPGRTDPVDSLRAAHHLNLGHGLAVQALRSALPADRQIAVSLNLHEVRPLTESVEDRDAARRIDAVGNRIWLGPMLDGAYPEDLLADTAHLTDWSFVRDGDTAAAHQPLDLLAINYYTPTLVSHVPEGAEKPQDDGHGNSEHSPWPGADSVAFHRAPGERTAMGWPVDASALYDLLSRVSAAYPDLPLVISENGAAYEDEVDEDGAVHDPERAAYVHAHLEAVHRALADGVDVRGYFLWSLLDNFEWAYGYAKRFGAVRVDYDTLERTPKSSARWYGRVARSGELHAPYSD; this is translated from the coding sequence ATGACCGCGTCCGAAACCCGGCCGCTCACCGCCACCCGCTCGTTCCCGTCCGACTTCCTCTGGGGCGCCGCCACGGCCGCGTACCAGATCGAAGGGGCGGCAGCGGAGGACGGCCGCACACCGTCCATCTGGGACACCTTCTCGCACACTCCCGGCAAGGTCTTCGAGGGCCACACCGGTGACGTGGCCGTCGACCACTACCACCGGTTCCGCGAGGACGTCGGCATCATGTCCGAACTGGGCCTGAACGCCTACCGGTTCTCCGTCTCCTGGTCCCGCGTCCAGCCCACCGGACGGGGTCCCGCCGTCCAGAAGGGCCTGGACTTCTACCGGGCGCTCGTCGACGAGCTGCTCGCCGCCGGGATCGCACCGGCCCTGACGCTCTACCACTGGGACCTGCCCCAGGAGTTGGAGGACGCCGGGGGCTGGCCGGAGCGGGCGACCGCCGAGCGGTTCGCCGAGTACGCCGGGATCGTCGCCGACGCCCTCGGCGACCGGGTCACCCGGTGGACCACGCTCAACGAACCCTGGTGCAGCGCCTTCCTGGGGTACGGCTCCGGGGTCCACGCCCCCGGCCGCACCGACCCGGTCGACTCCCTGCGGGCCGCCCACCACCTCAACCTGGGGCACGGCCTCGCCGTCCAGGCCCTGCGGTCCGCGCTCCCGGCCGACCGGCAGATCGCGGTCTCCCTCAACCTCCACGAGGTGCGCCCCCTGACGGAATCCGTCGAGGACCGGGACGCGGCCCGCCGTATCGACGCCGTCGGCAACCGGATCTGGCTGGGGCCGATGCTGGACGGCGCCTATCCCGAGGACCTGCTCGCCGACACCGCGCACCTCACCGACTGGTCCTTCGTCCGGGACGGCGACACGGCCGCGGCGCACCAGCCGCTGGACCTCCTGGCGATCAACTACTACACGCCGACGCTGGTTTCGCACGTACCGGAGGGTGCGGAGAAGCCGCAGGACGACGGTCACGGCAACAGCGAGCACTCGCCGTGGCCGGGCGCGGACTCCGTCGCCTTCCACCGCGCGCCGGGCGAGCGGACGGCGATGGGCTGGCCGGTAGACGCGAGCGCGCTGTACGACCTGCTGAGCCGGGTCTCCGCCGCGTACCCGGACCTTCCGCTGGTGATCAGTGAGAACGGCGCCGCGTACGAGGACGAGGTCGACGAGGACGGCGCGGTGCACGACCCGGAGCGCGCCGCCTACGTGCACGCGCACCTGGAGGCCGTGCACCGCGCGCTCGCGGACGGGGTGGACGTGCGCGGCTACTTCCTCTGGTCGCTGCTCGACAACTTCGAGTGGGCGTACGGCTACGCGAAGCGGTTCGGCGCGGTCCGCGTCGACTACGACACGCTGGAGCGCACCCCGAAGTCCAGCGCCCGCTGGTACGGCCGGGTGGCCCGGTCGGGCGAACTGCACGCCCCGTACAGCGACTGA
- a CDS encoding erythromycin esterase family protein has product MATDIKDTAHAVEAAAVMRLLPTRPRMLALGEPTHGEDALLDLRNELFRQLVEQEGYRTIAIESDCLAGLLVDDYVTSGTGTLDEVMEHGFSHGWGASAANRELVRWMRAHNDGRPASEHLRFAGFDGPLEIAAAASPRQALTALHAHLAARLDADLFPCTADTLDRLLGTDDRWTDPAAMMDPARSVGQSAEARELRLLADDLTALLDAQRPHLSAASSSEEWDRACLHGRTAVGLLRYHHWIADASPARWSRLAGLRDQIMADNLLAVAARGPVFVHAHNTHLQRKKSSVRMGGKRLEWWGAGALVSDRLGEEYAFVATALGTIRHQGVDTPPPDTLEGLLYALPEDRCVIDAPRLAAALGDERPAPRESPWFGYAPFDPAHLADSDGIVFVKDMPQR; this is encoded by the coding sequence ATGGCGACAGACATCAAGGACACCGCCCATGCCGTCGAGGCCGCCGCCGTCATGCGGCTGCTCCCGACCCGGCCCCGGATGCTCGCCCTGGGCGAGCCCACCCACGGCGAGGACGCCCTCCTCGACCTGCGCAACGAACTCTTCCGGCAGCTCGTCGAGCAGGAGGGCTACCGGACGATCGCGATCGAGAGCGACTGCCTGGCGGGTCTGCTCGTGGACGACTACGTGACCTCGGGCACGGGCACCCTCGACGAGGTCATGGAGCACGGATTCAGCCACGGCTGGGGCGCGTCCGCGGCCAACCGCGAGCTCGTGCGCTGGATGCGCGCCCACAACGACGGCCGGCCCGCGTCCGAGCACCTCCGCTTCGCCGGTTTCGACGGGCCACTGGAGATCGCCGCCGCCGCGAGCCCCCGACAGGCCCTCACTGCGCTCCACGCCCATCTCGCGGCCCGGCTCGACGCGGACCTGTTCCCCTGTACCGCGGACACGCTCGACCGGCTGCTCGGCACCGACGACCGGTGGACCGATCCCGCCGCGATGATGGACCCGGCCCGATCCGTGGGGCAGTCCGCCGAGGCCCGTGAACTCCGGCTGCTCGCCGACGATCTGACGGCGCTTCTGGACGCGCAGCGACCCCATCTCAGCGCGGCATCCTCGTCGGAGGAGTGGGACCGGGCGTGCCTCCACGGGCGCACCGCCGTCGGCCTGCTGCGCTACCACCACTGGATCGCCGACGCCTCACCGGCCCGCTGGAGCCGGCTGGCGGGCCTGCGGGACCAGATAATGGCGGACAACCTCCTCGCCGTCGCCGCCCGGGGCCCGGTGTTCGTCCACGCCCACAACACCCATCTCCAGCGGAAGAAGAGCTCGGTCCGCATGGGAGGGAAGCGCCTGGAGTGGTGGGGTGCCGGTGCGCTGGTGAGCGACCGGCTCGGAGAGGAATACGCCTTCGTGGCCACGGCCCTCGGCACCATCCGGCACCAGGGAGTCGACACACCCCCGCCGGACACCCTCGAAGGCCTCCTGTACGCGCTCCCCGAGGACCGCTGCGTCATCGACGCCCCGCGCCTGGCGGCCGCCCTCGGCGACGAGCGGCCCGCACCGCGCGAATCCCCCTGGTTCGGCTACGCCCCCTTCGACCCGGCCCACTTGGCGGACAGCGACGGAATCGTGTTCGTCAAGGACATGCCGCAGAGGTAG
- a CDS encoding TioE family transcriptional regulator — protein MGRNLQSRERLRPVDLARGHGLSTQAVRNYEEAGILPAAARTPHGYRTYTALHAGALRAFLALVPGHGHRTAAAIMRAVNEGAVDEGFRLIDESHAQLLDDRRTLQAVERALRDLEPGPAPDPGTAPEPQPGTAPEAGGTFIGPLAGKLGIRPATLRTWERAGLLHPRRDPLTGYRVYDEADVRDARLAHQLRRGGYLLEQIAPVIAQVRAAGGPGPLEAALGDWQGRLSARGRAMLTGAAELEAYLRARG, from the coding sequence ATGGGGAGAAACCTTCAAAGCCGGGAGCGGCTGAGGCCGGTCGACCTGGCGCGCGGGCACGGTCTGTCCACGCAGGCGGTCAGGAACTACGAGGAGGCCGGGATCCTTCCGGCCGCCGCTCGCACACCTCACGGCTACCGCACCTACACCGCGCTGCACGCGGGGGCCCTCCGCGCGTTCCTCGCCCTGGTGCCCGGCCACGGCCACCGGACGGCGGCGGCGATCATGCGGGCCGTGAACGAGGGCGCGGTCGACGAGGGGTTCCGTCTCATCGACGAGAGCCACGCCCAGCTCCTCGACGACCGACGGACCCTTCAGGCCGTGGAACGTGCCCTCCGCGACCTGGAGCCCGGCCCGGCGCCCGATCCCGGCACCGCGCCCGAGCCCCAGCCCGGCACCGCGCCCGAGGCCGGCGGCACGTTCATCGGGCCGCTGGCGGGGAAGCTCGGCATCCGGCCCGCGACGCTGCGTACGTGGGAGCGCGCCGGGCTGCTGCACCCGCGCCGCGACCCGCTGACCGGCTACCGCGTCTACGACGAGGCGGACGTACGGGACGCGCGTCTTGCCCACCAGCTCAGACGGGGCGGTTACCTCCTGGAGCAGATCGCCCCGGTGATCGCGCAGGTACGGGCGGCCGGCGGGCCGGGGCCGCTGGAGGCCGCGCTGGGCGACTGGCAGGGCCGGCTGTCCGCCCGCGGGCGGGCGATGCTGACCGGGGCGGCGGAGCTGGAGGCGTACCTCCGCGCGCGGGGATGA
- a CDS encoding glycerophosphodiester phosphodiesterase has product MNDGRSTAPRSRRPGRVAYGSAALAAVLVLASPSALFAEPVEHPAGKAAAPAAPTVIAHRGASSAAPENTLVSDEVARRGGAKWIENDVQPSSDGVPYVLHDATVDRTTDGTGRIRSLTAARLDELDAGSWFAPAYAGARIPTLAAQLADLRERGGYLLLEIKGRHSHAEVARIVQDVREQSMSSRVFVQSFDIPTLELTRELAPELPLGLLRSTLDADPVGLAEDLGLTAYNVSDTALATRPQVVRDLHDAGVAVNVWTVDKPARWKVLAALGVDGIITNRPAELTGWLAARTPTG; this is encoded by the coding sequence ATGAATGACGGACGATCGACCGCGCCTCGGTCCCGGCGCCCCGGACGCGTCGCTTACGGCTCGGCGGCGCTCGCCGCCGTTCTCGTGCTGGCCTCTCCCTCCGCCCTCTTCGCCGAGCCGGTGGAACATCCCGCGGGGAAGGCGGCGGCCCCGGCGGCGCCGACCGTGATCGCCCATCGGGGTGCCTCCTCCGCCGCCCCCGAGAACACCCTGGTCTCCGACGAGGTCGCCCGGCGGGGCGGCGCGAAGTGGATCGAGAACGACGTCCAGCCCAGCAGCGACGGCGTGCCGTACGTCCTGCACGACGCCACCGTCGACCGGACGACCGACGGCACGGGCCGGATCCGCTCCCTCACCGCCGCCCGGCTCGACGAGCTGGACGCCGGCTCGTGGTTCGCCCCCGCCTACGCCGGGGCCCGGATCCCGACCCTGGCCGCCCAGCTGGCGGACCTGCGCGAGCGCGGCGGCTACCTCCTCCTGGAGATCAAGGGCCGCCACAGCCACGCCGAGGTGGCCCGGATCGTCCAGGACGTCCGGGAGCAGTCCATGAGCAGCCGGGTCTTCGTGCAGAGCTTCGACATCCCGACGCTCGAACTCACCCGCGAGCTCGCACCCGAGCTGCCGCTCGGGCTGCTGCGCTCCACTCTCGACGCGGATCCGGTCGGCCTCGCCGAGGACCTGGGCCTCACGGCGTACAACGTCTCGGACACCGCGCTCGCCACCCGCCCCCAGGTCGTCCGTGACCTGCACGACGCGGGCGTGGCCGTGAACGTCTGGACGGTCGACAAGCCCGCCCGCTGGAAGGTGCTGGCCGCCCTCGGTGTGGACGGGATCATCACCAACCGGCCGGCGGAACTCACCGGATGGCTCGCCGCGAGGACCCCTACGGGGTGA
- a CDS encoding CU044_5270 family protein: MNLDPTQPDTAPRHEAGDLPVIEERELPPGRHQFHKEHLMSQIHDDRLATATATASAPGKRNPFLRKVFLLPAATALAGALAVGVLVLTPGDPSGTRDDRATGPALTTRIGAVDAKGAPQLLDRISLAAAEANAPQGRAGQYVYIETRGANTHVRTDGDVRSLVSDPLQTRQSWRSPDGRDGWLIDGGTGPEGITLSGLDEQGNVPKPHLGAPSHDYLAALPTDPDALLRKIYEETEGQGNGPDQQAFTTIGDLLIESWPSPRLSAALYRAAAKIPGVVMVDSATDAIGRKGVAIARLDETGGQRTEWIFDSKTFTFLGERTVQVEGAGGDGGLIKPGTVVSTNAIVVRAFVDDMKVTP; this comes from the coding sequence ATGAACCTCGACCCGACCCAGCCCGACACGGCACCCCGGCACGAGGCCGGTGACCTTCCGGTGATCGAGGAGCGCGAGCTTCCTCCGGGCCGTCACCAGTTCCACAAGGAGCACCTGATGAGCCAGATCCACGACGACCGCCTCGCCACCGCGACCGCCACCGCGAGCGCCCCGGGCAAGCGCAACCCCTTCCTCCGGAAGGTGTTCCTCCTGCCCGCCGCGACCGCGCTCGCCGGCGCCCTCGCCGTCGGCGTCCTCGTCCTCACGCCGGGAGACCCGTCCGGCACCCGGGACGACCGCGCCACCGGCCCCGCCCTCACCACCCGGATCGGTGCCGTCGACGCGAAGGGAGCTCCCCAGCTCCTGGACCGCATCTCCCTCGCCGCGGCCGAGGCGAACGCCCCGCAGGGCCGCGCCGGCCAGTACGTCTACATCGAGACCCGGGGCGCGAACACGCACGTCAGGACCGACGGCGACGTGCGCAGCCTCGTCAGCGACCCCCTGCAGACCCGGCAGTCCTGGCGTTCCCCCGACGGCCGCGACGGCTGGCTGATCGACGGCGGCACCGGCCCCGAGGGCATCACCCTGTCGGGTCTCGACGAGCAGGGCAACGTCCCGAAGCCGCACCTCGGCGCGCCCTCGCACGACTACCTCGCCGCGCTCCCCACCGACCCCGACGCGCTGCTGCGGAAGATCTACGAGGAGACCGAGGGCCAGGGCAACGGCCCCGACCAGCAGGCCTTCACCACCATCGGTGACCTGCTCATCGAGAGCTGGCCGTCGCCCCGGCTCAGCGCCGCGCTCTACCGGGCCGCCGCGAAGATCCCCGGTGTGGTCATGGTGGACAGCGCGACCGATGCCATCGGCCGCAAGGGCGTCGCGATCGCGCGACTCGACGAGACCGGCGGCCAGCGCACCGAGTGGATCTTCGACAGCAAGACCTTCACCTTCCTGGGGGAACGCACGGTCCAGGTCGAGGGCGCGGGAGGCGACGGCGGGCTGATCAAGCCCGGGACCGTCGTCTCCACCAACGCGATCGTGGTGAGGGCCTTCGTCGACGACATGAAGGTCACCCCGTAG
- a CDS encoding RNA polymerase sigma factor, whose translation MNTDTRARIRAGDPSAFAELFDSHARSVYNHAFRLTGDWSVAEDVMAATYLEAWRLRQKVDPEGGSLRPWLLGVATNVARNHCRGNRRYRRAASAYAAAGAADAAMPDHASEVAGRLDDRRRIAATLRALGTLRRTEREVLVLCLWEGLAYTEVAAALGVPVGTVRSRLSRARAKLRTGAEEELAREIRAVREVREVREIREPAPRIRQTTGDRMNAVRPAQEGTR comes from the coding sequence GTGAACACCGACACGCGCGCACGGATCCGGGCCGGGGACCCCTCGGCCTTCGCCGAACTCTTCGACTCCCACGCCCGGAGCGTCTACAACCACGCCTTCCGGCTGACCGGCGACTGGTCGGTCGCCGAGGACGTGATGGCGGCGACCTACCTGGAGGCCTGGCGGCTGCGCCAGAAGGTCGACCCCGAAGGGGGATCGCTCCGGCCCTGGCTCCTGGGCGTCGCCACCAACGTCGCCCGCAACCACTGCCGGGGCAACCGGCGCTACCGCCGGGCGGCCTCCGCGTACGCCGCGGCCGGCGCCGCCGACGCCGCGATGCCCGACCACGCCTCCGAGGTGGCGGGCCGGCTCGACGACCGGCGCCGCATCGCGGCCACCCTGCGGGCGCTCGGCACGCTCCGCCGCACCGAACGCGAGGTCCTCGTCCTCTGTCTCTGGGAAGGCCTCGCCTACACCGAGGTCGCCGCCGCCCTCGGCGTCCCGGTCGGCACCGTCCGCTCCCGGCTCTCGCGCGCCCGCGCCAAGCTCCGTACGGGAGCCGAGGAAGAACTCGCCCGGGAGATCCGGGCAGTTCGAGAAGTTCGAGAAGTTCGGGAAATCCGGGAACCCGCTCCCCGCATCCGACAGACAACAGGTGATCGCATGAACGCGGTCCGGCCCGCACAGGAGGGAACCCGATGA
- a CDS encoding HD domain-containing protein — MSTLAEVDALVAQAHAGQVDLIGVPYVEHVRAVAAGLEPFGEELVMAGLLHDIIEDTPWTAERLRAAGVPGRVVAVVEAVTNRPDLSYEAKLHLIAEDHDATLVKIADNAHNSRPDRAAELPPERRERLAAKYRGARDILWADVDAERIATILNVVNPDLLAELRDRTTHRM, encoded by the coding sequence ATGAGCACGCTCGCGGAGGTCGACGCACTCGTCGCGCAGGCACACGCCGGGCAGGTCGACCTGATCGGCGTGCCGTACGTCGAACACGTCCGGGCCGTCGCCGCGGGACTCGAACCCTTCGGCGAGGAGCTGGTGATGGCCGGGCTCCTGCACGACATCATCGAGGACACCCCGTGGACCGCCGAGCGGCTCAGGGCCGCCGGCGTCCCCGGCCGGGTCGTCGCCGTCGTCGAAGCCGTCACCAACCGGCCGGACCTGTCCTACGAGGCAAAGCTCCACCTCATCGCCGAGGACCACGACGCGACCCTCGTCAAGATCGCCGACAACGCGCACAACAGCCGCCCGGACCGCGCCGCGGAGCTGCCTCCCGAGCGGCGCGAGCGGCTCGCCGCCAAGTACCGCGGCGCGCGGGACATCCTGTGGGCTGACGTCGACGCCGAGCGCATCGCGACGATCCTGAACGTCGTCAACCCCGACCTCCTCGCGGAACTGCGCGACCGGACCACGCATCGAATGTGA
- a CDS encoding class I SAM-dependent methyltransferase gives MREHGAEQRALSAAELFDDLGIDYERAFAHLPAQLEAVGWLTGRLGAGARVLDVGSGTGRPVADLLARAGCDVTGIDVSRTMVELARDQVPGARFEQCGVNDFEAPEGSFDAVCAFFPLLVMERSEVSAALKRMAGWLAPGGYLVSATVPADVEDVEIVWMGRRVRVSSFSAEEYVRQIREECGLDVLHHAVSVFQPDDEQAGPEEHVFCYARRAKELPGG, from the coding sequence GTGCGGGAACACGGTGCGGAGCAGCGGGCCTTGTCGGCGGCGGAGCTGTTCGACGATCTGGGGATCGACTACGAGCGGGCCTTCGCTCACCTTCCGGCACAGCTGGAGGCGGTCGGGTGGCTCACCGGCCGACTGGGCGCGGGGGCCCGCGTCCTGGACGTCGGCAGCGGCACCGGCCGGCCGGTCGCCGATCTGCTGGCCCGGGCCGGCTGCGACGTCACGGGGATCGACGTGTCCCGGACGATGGTCGAGCTGGCCCGCGACCAGGTGCCGGGAGCCCGGTTCGAGCAGTGCGGCGTCAACGACTTCGAGGCGCCCGAGGGCAGCTTCGACGCCGTGTGCGCGTTCTTTCCGCTGCTCGTGATGGAGCGGTCGGAGGTGTCCGCCGCGCTGAAGCGGATGGCCGGCTGGCTGGCCCCCGGCGGCTACCTCGTGTCGGCGACCGTCCCGGCGGACGTCGAGGACGTGGAGATCGTCTGGATGGGACGCCGGGTCAGGGTCTCCAGTTTCTCGGCCGAGGAGTACGTGCGCCAGATCCGCGAGGAGTGCGGCCTCGACGTCCTCCACCACGCCGTCTCCGTCTTCCAGCCGGACGACGAGCAGGCGGGCCCGGAGGAGCACGTCTTCTGCTACGCCCGCCGGGCGAAGGAACTGCCCGGCGGGTGA